The genomic DNA ATATAGACTGTGGCGGTCTTAGGTGAGTCTATTGATGATAAGTGCTGTGCTGCCTTTAGGAGTAGCTCCTTATTAGGAATACTACTCATTGTTTAAAGAAGTAGATAACTTTGTAGAATcgtagtgtttttctgtcagTTAGATTATACCATAACAGTTGTCCTTTAAAAATCAATTACATTGATACAGCACAACACTAGAGTTGTTTACTTGCCTTCCATGGGTAGGCTGCCCACCTTCTATGACTCCGTACGAAATAACTACATTGCCAGAAGCATCCACACTAAAACTGGTATCTTTGCTTCCAGCAGGGGTCCCAGTGGAAGTGGCTATTTGACAAACCTAGGTATATATTGTAAGAATAAATACGAGTTTAAGTATAGCTAACAAGTGCAACATCCAAATTAAGGCCAAGGAATACTTCAGGAGAAAAATCTAGGCACCTTGTTGTGCCACTAGCCACTAGTTGCATACTGCTTCCAAGAAAAGTCGCCACTGATATACTGCTGTCAGTCACAAAaattcaaactggtttgaatttgtccaacaattgTAGCACCAGGAAAATTTTTCATGGAGTATATGCAATGCTAGATCAACTTGTTCAAGCACTACACAGAATATGCAGATCAAGGTCTGAAACTGGGACTAGCTGATTTTCCATGAGTCTCCTTTGCAGACATTGTTTGGTCTCATCATGCAACCCTGTTACATGACAAGATAAATAATGGCTGCAAAGGATATTAGTCTCCTATGGCACTAAAAATTCACTTTTGGCAACCAGACTTATATTTGGTCTTGAGAATGTTCTTCATGTTAATCAGTgctcaaatattttattctaaaGCTCTCAAACATCATACACAACTGATGATTGTTCATGGGTGAGAATATGCttccagcagaaaaaaaaatcacattcaaCACTTTGCCTCTTTGTAATTTTCTGAGGCAAACATTTTACGCATTTTACTTTCTTACCAAGCCTCTAGTCTGATAAGCACTATGGAGTCTACACAAAATGAAGATCTCCTAGTAAAGCAGGCTAACAATAAAAATCATGTACAAAGGAGATGGGTTCCAAAGAAACTATGTTGATGAATCCATGGGGACTATTACAGGATAAAGTGGTTTACAATATCAATTGGCACTCAGGGAGATTCTAGAGCTGAAGTTTCAAGCTTTAGCCTTTCATCAGAGCAAAATTGGTTCTGATgcagggctaacgcttgaaatcTTAGCTTTTGAATTTCTCTATAGTAGCCAATTCACCTTACAAAACTGTTCCTCGACAAAATTTTAATGAGTACATTGACAATTTCAGGGTTTTTAAATTTAAGCATTATACCCAAATTCACTCACCATGACTTGTTTACAGCCTAGAGAATCATTTGGGTCATCGAATGGTGTGCATGGATTCCAGTCAAAAAAGCGGCCAGAGCTGCCACCTATATTTGTGAAGCtatttcaaatttgaacaaaaaaaggtaaattcaaCTGTAGCACACTAAAATTATAATCttggttaaaatggtcaaattaaACCAAATACTATAAATTATATACAGATTTCTTCCCCTAactcctttaactcccaggggTGATTAACATGTATCTTCTCCCTATCAAACCCATGGATTATCCAGctgacaggtaatgagaatattcaaacttatctggtagacattatcttgatctaacaccaaattcttgtaactcaTTTACAAAGAAACTGTAGCAGCTAAAAGGGAGAATCATAAATCAGATCTAGGAGGTTAAAAGGTCAAAGGATGTTCTGATATTTCCTTGTCATCTAAACTTTTTACTGAGAAGAGATTCTAAAAACATATTGAGTAACATGTATAGTAGGTACATGCATATTCCACTTGAAGTTTCACAAAATAAAACCAGCACTAAATGACTGTGAATGAATAAAATTCATGTATGGGAACTACAAATAAAGACGTGCATATTAAAccgatcttcgcagtaatgaacagtACTGAAAgtgaggcctgaaaaaaaattcaggtttgtacgggatttgaacccgtAATCACCTCTGCGATACCGTTGCAAAGCTCCACAAACTGAGCTAACTTAAGCTAACTGTGAGCTGGTTATTATGTCGGTTCCAAATAAACTCGTAAAGTGATGAATAACTGactgtgaataaatgaaaattaatcagtgaactgcggataaagacgtgaatatgaaagggttcttcacagtaatgaacactaggATCAAGAGCAGTGGAGTTGTGTTCTGTCCAGCACCGGCAGTACCACTTAAGATTCTGAAACTTAACACCGTCCTACCTCGGTTTTGAACCACCGTCCGCATCTTTCAAACTGACTGTCGAACCATTCTTGAACTTGCATGTACATACATCAACCTTATCGCAGGACTCTTCCGATGAAGAAATTGCGACCCTTAGTATGATGAATAATAGTAGAAGGCCTTTACTTCCTAATTGCGCCATTTTGgacatattattattatgtaaatgTCTGTTCAGATCATGTACATGATCCAGCCAATCAGGTACTGCGATCTATTTTGCAACAGCGGCGTGCCAAGGTTGTTCCAAATTTACCTTTGCCGGGAGGTGGGAGGGGGAACGGGCGAGGTTCGTTAACCGGTAAATGACCTTGCAATTCCCAACccatttcaaaatgaaaaaagagagattATTTAGAGTTCTCCTTGTgagcgtttttttcttttgctagcATTGGCTGAGAAAATTTAAAACGTACAGTTCAAATTAGACCACCGGTGGCTCAAGCTTGCAAAATGAGCAAATGTGTCTTCGTTGCGCAATGCATGGGCGACATTTAGGGTCACGATATGCGACTAAACTGTCGCACTCTCAACCCTAGGATTCTATAAAGGGCAAAGCAGATGAGCTCAAACCGAATTAAAAGGTCCCAAATCAGCTCAGAAAACTCACACTGTACAAAGGAACAATCTCCTACGCGaggtaattttgttttgttttttttcaaaactagtTCAGATTTTTTAGGTTGAAGGTGcaactgtttatttttctaaagCTCCTTATCTTTCGCCCATTGCGTAACGTAAGATCCTTAGCATATTTACGGAGGCTCATTTGCGAGCTTGGGCTATCTGTGTTAAAACTAGAAAAAAGGTGCTGTTTTTAGATCCTTGAAGCTTCCCTTGAACAAACactgtatttcctcgaataagcacccatGCTATAATCAGCGCTATCCCCTGAATTAGCACCAACCCATAGGCCATAATGTTAAACAAGCACCCCTCTTGAATTAGCACCCCTCCTTTCTCGATTTCTAAAATAGAAGAGTTAcaagaaaaacctttttctatTGCCattttattcataactttttAAAGCGTCAACTACGGCGGAATCGTCACAAGAGAATAGACAGCGAATCAAGGTTGGTTCCCTTTCTTAGTCGTACAGCTGTAATTTAAGAACCAGTTAGTATTCGTCTCTTGGCTGGCTATTTTGAATACATATTTTTAGAATCGTAACGTAACACTGaatatgtacatgtaactttATCTTATGACAAATAAAGAGTTATTGTTACTTATCAGACTTATCTGTTATGGCCGGGGAGGGGGCCTGGGGAGGGGAGTTGGAGGTTTTCTAATggatcacatagttttcagggGTAACAGTCGTCTCAGTCGTCTCAAACAGAGTTTAAAAGAAGGACTATACAACATTGACTGCCAATTACCTTGCAATGGGGGGTTGGGGGAGCATAAGAATTAATAATAATTCATAGCCTTATGGATGGTCACGTAAACTtaatcgtgacacaaccaataTCCTGTGACACCCCAGACGACAAATAATTAATGACTGCTCCATTACACAGTTAGGTGAACCTGCTAAAATGTTTCCTCTCAATCAATACTTGTGCTTGTACTCAGAATCAAAAGCCGTTCACGCTGAGGGGATGTGCTGCTCGATGTGCTTTCAACGAAGTAAAAGTgtgactttttgttttaaagtaGAAACGTGCATGCTATAAATGCGTCGTCAACCCCGTTTTATCATGCAGTTTCCCAGGCCCCAAAGAGAGTCACAGTATAAAAAGGAGACTTTGTAAATAACCAACCTATACCAAGTCTGAATAGGTAGCTTATAACAAACTAACTAATTCGTAGCTCGATATCATTGAAGTCGATTTTCTTCTTATTGGCTAATGGGGATGTTCCATGGCGCACTTTTGGGATTTTGAGGGCAAGAACATTTTGGTAGGTAGGAATTTAAAAATGGTAAgattaaaaagctaaaaaagtTGTTATCGTATTACCAATCTAAGTAATTAAGATTAGGTCTGTAATTGGCCACAGATTCTACTATACTGGGGAAGGGGTTCTGAAAGGCCAGCGGCACATACCCAGCAAAAGCAAGTACTCCCTTCTATTCCCCTCCCccgctcccccccccccccctgcgtAGTCTCGCTGGTCTGTTTACATGGAGTGTCAAGTTTACTCATTGTAGGCAGCTGGGGTAGCCACCATACCCGTTTTCACAACTCATTCTGTGAATAAACGGTAGTAAGCAGCCTGTGGAAATCCAAGCATGTCCACAACACAGGTCGTGTTCATAGCAAAGCTGATTTCGACAACAATTGCCACAAACCCGGGACCAACATGTGCATCCCGGGCCACACATTCCTAAACAATCGTTGTTGTAGGGATTAGAACGCAAATCTTGACAAGTATTGTGTTTATCTTCTTGAAAAAGTGCTCTCTTCTCTCGTGTCACACTGCTGCCTGGGACAACGCTGCCATTAGAGCCGTATTTTGGTTCTAAAGTCATAGCAAGCATGTGGAACCGCATCAAGAGAGGGTGGTTACCTACGTTCTTTATCAATTCAGTCGACAGGTGGTGCAATAACACAAGCTTCCTTGTGTTCTTCAGCCGGTCCAATGCCGAATGAAATTTGTCAGAAAACTCTGAATCTCGGTTTGTCAAGGGATAATTGTTTTCCAAGTAGAAGATTTCCTTCCAGGTATTGTCATGTAGGTTGCTGTGTTTTCTTGGAATAAACTTGAGATACACAGGAAATTTAGACGACTTTTTCCTGTTGAAATTGTACAAAATCAAAATCTGTCACTTGAGGTATTTTCAACATACAAAATTAAATGCAGCCACGTCACCAAATAGCAAGAAAGAGTCATTTATAACCACTGCTTGACAGACTACAGTTTTTTAACTTCTAAATCCgacaaaatgtttcattcttgtCGAAAAGAAATGACGCGTTGTTGCGACGTGTGGGTTACGTCTCTTACCGGCCTCAATTTTAGCTTAGCTTAGTAAGTTTTCTTTTGCACTTAAGACacgtttcatttcattttaatatcaaATTTGAGACGAATCAtctaaaattcaaattataCTTTTGTTTCAGGTGTTAAATTATGATCACTTTCCGTAACCAGGAGGTCTTAGGATTCGAGATGCATTCCTAAGAGTGCTGAAAATCACTCTGACAATTGCAAGGACAAAAAGTTGCTTTCCACCtattgaattttcctttttttttaattttcttttttcttttgaagctggGAAGAAACATACAAAGGGATTTGAAAAAGCCTGTctgttcatttcctttgtttacgTTCACTCTTTGAATTTTAATAGACCGAAAGtagtttcattaatttcttgCCATTATTGAGTGTATTTCCGCATTACGTATTTTTGATTGCAACTAGGAGTAAAGAATGGTATAAAAAGTAAATTCCCTTTGAGTTTACTCTGTTACATTAATCAGTCAGacagaaaaagagaacaaaaaaactaaccCTTTACGGCAAATTCAAACACTTTCACTCTAGCAATCACACTGCTTACTAGCTTAGTTATCGCGTCTGTCGCAAACTTGATTTCTATTCAAGTATTCAAGACTTACCCGAGAAACACATAGTCCAGTACTTGAAAGAAGAACATTCCATCCTGTAAGTCCCTGAAGTGGGCTAACGTTCCGTTATCGTTGCTCTTCAACTGAACAAATGTTTCGTTTATGACGAAACACAAAGCAAGGTCTTTCTTTTGACCATAGCAACCTTCAATGTTCTCTGCTGAATTCTCTTTCAAGGTCAAAACGGCGCTCTTATCCGCCGCAGTGCCCATCACTGAAAGAACTAAGAAAGCGAACACGAGAAGTGAAGGAATGGAGCAAGAAAACCACATAATGGATATGAAAGTCGTTCGTCGCTCAACGCAGACGTAAGGGAATACTATTGTAAGTAACTGTTGAAGTCTATTTCAAAGACTTCCCTTtagtaaactgatagaaagtgaaAACTTTGTTCATGCTTTGTCAGCTAAGAAAGGGGAGTTCCCCCTGATACTAAATCGATCTTGCGTTGCGTCATCCTATAAGGAACCATGACGTATTAATCTTTTTCTGCCATGATCATGGTGGATCCATTAATCAGACTGTTGCAAGCTTCAACACCGACCATATTCATGATGATGGCTGTCCATGTAGCTCCACAggccattttaaaatttacatataCAAATTCTAATTCAGACACGCGTCACGGATGCTGGTCACGCAGACTGGTTCGCATTTGAATAAAACCCTCGCACTTtctattttcataatttattcttttaagCAACATTTGTGTTTGTGAAATCCATACAAAGGTGTTCATCAATTTTAGGTTTTGGGAGTTAAGCTAACAATGATATTATTTCGCGCACTTATCTCGATAAAAATCCTACTTCACCCACCATTTTCATTGAAGTCTTAATTACTTATTTCGCATACCGCGAGCACGATTGTGAGAGCACAGGCTATGCTGAGTAgatgggaggggagggaaggggagggggggttaaGCGGAAAGGCGGTGGTTTTTTGACGGAAAGAGTTTTTCCACATCAACTGGTTTCGAGCATCTACGCTCGCTGGTAATGAAGGAAGGTAAACTCCCTAGAGTCAAAATACTCTCAGTTTCAATCCATGGATGGATTATGGTGGAATGATGAGCCAATGAGCCAGGAGCCGTCTATTGTTCAGCATGGGCTTTAGAGGGTTTCGCCCCCCCTTGAATGTTCGCCAACCCCAACATTGATTTTTGCCTCGTTAAATATAGCCTGATAGAAGACCTTGCAATTAAAAACGGAAATATAATTATTTAGAATTCCT from Pocillopora verrucosa isolate sample1 chromosome 10, ASM3666991v2, whole genome shotgun sequence includes the following:
- the LOC131796312 gene encoding cation-dependent mannose-6-phosphate receptor codes for the protein MSKMAQLGSKGLLLLFIILRVAISSSEESCDKVDVCTCKFKNGSTVSLKDADGGSKPSFTNIGGSSGRFFDWNPCTPFDDPNDSLGCKQVMVCQIATSTGTPAGSKDTSFSVDASGNVVISYGVIEGGQPTHGRMSKITLVCDRSAAGNGKISEFTESGASTGTSTYSGTLKSKYACAEGGSSGGLSVGSILLIIFFPLVLMYIIIGVLINRYGRGVESMPELLPNHSFWADFPFLVKDGIVFTGGAIKTGCSSLSSKFKKDGYAEI
- the LOC131796321 gene encoding uncharacterized protein encodes the protein MWFSCSIPSLLVFAFLVLSVMGTAADKSAVLTLKENSAENIEGCYGQKKDLALCFVINETFVQLKSNDNGTLAHFRDLQDGMFFFQVLDYVFLGKKSSKFPVYLKFIPRKHSNLHDNTWKEIFYLENNYPLTNRDSEFSDKFHSALDRLKNTRKLVLLHHLSTELIKNVGNHPLLMRFHMLAMTLEPKYGSNGSVVPGSSVTREKRALFQEDKHNTCQDLRSNPYNNDCLGMCGPGCTCWSRVCGNCCRNQLCYEHDLCCGHAWISTGCLLPFIHRMSCENGYGGYPSCLQ